ttaactgtgatgttgtataatgtttgaattgttgtgatctcattagtatgatgaaatggttattAGTTTTCacctaaggttttgccaacttaaacctatggactccttccgtttgtgatcagtgttcaatcaacacagcacgttgttattcagttacctaaactgataatgaggtttaggattagagcttaactcactaataaacctagtactctactgaggataacctccaaggtattgttacacttcagttatacaaccaagtgacatacttctcactgctcaaagagaactccgagagttcagagataagtaggtctgtgtaattggctcatccaaccagatctacatcaattcaagcatagtcttaacataagcataattaccttccctaacccaatactgatatcttggtcaacatttccctgatctgcatactccggatatccttccactttctttacttttctgcatttaggacctttagctaaaatcaactactatcttttatccaggtaatttaactaaaagacaattatccacttgatcttcaattcgttaatcagcataaaatacgacactaggttaacttacaccttctacaccttagaaagtaaaagtaaatttaggccccacaaaatataaataaacgaagacactgtgtgctaccgaatcggacatcctgcgacttaacgacatcacacaaataaaactgtccgttagtggcatatcaacagtcataagccttttccaagtctaagaatgCCATGTGTAGGTTCATTTGTTTTTCCCTTTACTTCTCCATAAGGATTCTAACGATGTGAATCGCCTCCATGGACGATCGTCCTGGCATGAAgtcgaattggttctctgaaaccaTTATCTCGCGTCGGAGCCTCGTCTCAATCattctctcccaaagcttcatagtatgtcTAAGTAACTTAATGCCTCTGTAATTACTACATATTTGTGCATCTCCCTTGTTCTTGTAAATGGGAATTACCTCactgagtctccattccataggcatcttTGCACTTCTAAACATTgtgttgaaaaggtttgtcaaccaTCTAACCCCATCGTCTCCTAGGCACCTCCACGCCTCGATCGGGATTTGGTctggtcctactgctttgtttctccccatctttcgtaaGGCCGTTCTAACTTCCTCGTGGTTAATCCTCGTGCAGAAACAGTTGTTTTGATATTCATGAACCTCGTCGTGGAGTTCCCCGTTCCACTCAAGTCTATCCCTACCGAAAAGGGATGAAAAAtactcttcccatcttttcctaatgaGGTCTTCTCTCACTATACTTTGACCTGCTTCATCCTTGATATATTTGACGTTAACTAAGTCCCTGCCTCTTCGCTCCCTAGCTTTAGCTATTCTATATATGTCATTGGCTCCCTCCTTGGAGTCTAGTTTCCTATATAAATCTTCATAAGCTTTGTCTTTTGCAATTGCTACGGCCTTCTTtgcttctcttttagcttctttatatctTTCTTCTACCCTAGTCCTCTCTGCAGGCGTTCCTTCTCCAAAAGTAATGAGCTCCCCAAACCTCGTCGGCTTTAACGCGACTTTCGTTTGGACATCATCACTAAGCCACCACGATTCTCTACTACTCTTGTGGGCTCTCAATGTCCCTAATGTCACCCCTAAAGCTTCTTTTGCCACCTCTCTGATAGTAGATGCCATGCGGTTCCATATCTGGTCTACGTCAGTATGAGCTATGTTATCCCCTTCTACACTCAATCTATCAGCAACAGTCGCTCTAAAAGTCTCCGCCTTCGCACCATGTAGGTTCTTCCAAAGGATTCTATGTTGCACAACCCTGGCCCTCCTGCCAACTCTTCCCCGGGTGACTAGGTCCATGACCAACAATCTATGCTGGGAG
This genomic stretch from Rutidosis leptorrhynchoides isolate AG116_Rl617_1_P2 chromosome 11, CSIRO_AGI_Rlap_v1, whole genome shotgun sequence harbors:
- the LOC139875228 gene encoding uncharacterized protein; this translates as MPAATKGRSVAVGGLGWWLAVAAGFLVVAGVAYGCWLLLALFAGCLGPGVNIDPTHTYGYLRACPPTLGVGRPRGVRRGSRVATFGRIRVGSWNIGTLTGKRIELVDTFLKSKVDIGCVQETRWKGEGAVDVKDYRLWYSGSRIARNGVGIFLLKLHKDNVIDVGRFSDRIMSVSLIIKEETFTVISAYAPHAGLSDAEKKRAEVEGYEGAHGGFGFGPRNEEGRSILEFSIAHELVVANSFFKKRDAQLATFHSGGRSTQIDFLLLRKGELRTCKVLPALTCSSQHRLLVMDLVTRGRVGRRARVVQHRILWKNLHGAKAETFRATVADRLSVEGDNIAHTDVDQIWNRMASTIREVAKEALGVTLGTLRAHKSSRESWWLSDDVQTKVALKPTRFGELITFGEGTPAERTRVEERYKEAKREAKKAVAIAKDKAYEDLYRKLDSKEGANDIYRIAKARERRGRDLVNVKYIKDEAGQSIVREDLIRKRWEEYFSSLFGRDRLEWNGELHDEVHEYQNNCFCTRINHEEVRTALRKMGRNKAVGPDQIPIEAWRCLGDDGVRWLTNLFNTMFRSAKMPMEWRLSEVIPIYKNKGDAQICSNYRGIKLLRHTMKLWERMIETRLRREIMVSENQFDFMPGRSSMEAIHIVRILMEK